A genomic region of Epinephelus moara isolate mb chromosome 23, YSFRI_EMoa_1.0, whole genome shotgun sequence contains the following coding sequences:
- the fam3c gene encoding protein FAM3C, giving the protein MMFRAGGVLKLAALISAFLLAVFLAFQLLEINLDFKLGNVISRSVPASEGSMKPVRYKCGLSKACPAGHFAFKMASGAASVVGPRVCLEDKFLMSSVKNNVGRGINIALVNGRTGDVIKTDFYDMWAGDVAPFIKFLKEIEEGTIVMMASFDDPSTKLNDEARKLIADLGSSAVNNLGFRDNWIFVGGKGIKTKSPFEQHIKNSADTNKFDGWPEVLEMEGCVPQRQD; this is encoded by the exons ATGATGTTCAGGGCTGGCG gtgTGTTGAAGCTAGCAGCGCTCATCTCTGCCTTCCTCCTCGCTGTGTTTCTGGCTTTCCAGCTGCTGGAGATCAACCTGGACTTCAAACTGGGCAATGTGATTT CAAGATCTGTGCCAGCGAGTGAAGGCT CCATGAAGCCGGTCAGGTACAAGTGCGGGCTGTCCAAGGCATGTCCCGCCGGACACTTCGCCTTCAAGATGGCGAGCGGAGCGGCCAGCGTGGTGGGGCCCCGAGTCTGCCTGGAGGACAAATT TTTAATGAGCAGCGTGAAGAACAACGTTGGGAGAGGAATCAACATCGCCCTGGTCAATG GGAGAACAGGGGACGTTATCAAGACAGACTTTTATGATATGTGGGCAGGAG ATGTGGCTCCCTTCATTAAATTCCTGAAGGAAATAGAAGAAGGGACGATCGTGATGATGGCCTCGTTTGACGATCCCTCGACAAA ACTCAATGATGAAGCCAGGAAGCTCATCGCTGACCTGGGAAGCTCGGCTGTCAATAACTTGGGCTTCAGAGATAACTGGATCTTTGTCGGAGGGAAAGGCATCAAGACCAAGAGTCCGTTTGAGCAG CATATAAAGAACAGTGCCGACACCAACAAATTTGACGGATGGCCCGAGGTGCTGGAGATGGAGGGCTGCGTGCCTCAGAGGCAGGACTGA